The following coding sequences lie in one Arachis hypogaea cultivar Tifrunner chromosome 9, arahy.Tifrunner.gnm2.J5K5, whole genome shotgun sequence genomic window:
- the LOC112711527 gene encoding transcription factor MYB80 has product MRNGNRQGRRKKRRSLKNMMQCLCSGEQLRRGGMDEMAVLSSSDSLATKDYYLATTGSGRSGQDGQLQGRLDAGNIKDAELSLRTNGLKRCGKSCRLRWLNYLRPNIKHGEFSDEEDRIICSLYANIGSRWSIIAAQLPERTDNDIKNYWNTKLKKKLMALLPSHHHNQQNPPPFISD; this is encoded by the exons ATGAGAAATGGAAATAGGCaggggaggaggaagaagaggaggagtttGAAGAACATGATGCAGTGCCTGTGCTCAGGGGAGCAGTTGAGACGAGGAGGCATGGATGAGATGGCAGTTCTTTCGTCATCGGATTCTCTTGCCACCAAGGACTATTATTTAGCCACGACGGGCAGCGGCCGTTCTGGCCAGGATGGACAACTTCAAGGAAGGCTGGATGCAGGAAATATCAAAGACGCTGAATTGTCGTTGC GTACCAATG gTCTAAAAAGGTGTGGAAAAAGTTGTAGATTGAGATGGCTTAACTATTTGAGGCCTAACATTAAGCATGGTGAATTCTCCGACGAGGAAGACAGAATAATCTGCAGTCTTTATGCTAATATTGGAAGCAG ATGGTCAATTATAGCAGCACAGTTGCCAGAAAGGACTGACAATGATATAAAGAACTATTGGAACACCAAGCTCAAGAAGAAGCTCATGGCTTTGCTTCCCAGTCATCATCATAATCAACAAAACCCACCACCATTCATTTctgattaa
- the LOC112711529 gene encoding putative F-box/LRR-repeat protein At5g54820 — MKFHHSITISRTRKMEGEETDNISSLPEALLLNILSSLPFKEAAKTCILSKKWLKMWQSTNTVKNNQLECKDVEAYGAVEVPQRKAFKNFIKIWITLHKRHHLHDKFTLRVSPPSNCGDIVGAYVNFAVEDGVKDLELDFAESQLEDEHPEENIHDAVEFPRSLYENKKLQQKLESLKLHSCSFAPGNFANFVALKDVTLARIPLELESIRTLLSTCEWMESLSLKNCWDIESFDIEKLELKKLVIDRCIFRMDYIGFEAPNLKVFKYCGSEPPLSEVKVVAGTIEEADLDLSPMDEFDECGNELQNFLQDFFVVNVLTVCSVILQVIPSGDEPVKLPGDLRVRHLKMKIQMHPQEFCGFLWFLNSCPSLTKVTIDLDRCNILSEYEAPYVVDLKDRKSLPVPTCFRSSLREVEMNGFIGTSSQLYACSYFIRAASILTKLSICFLNNKNDDPHTVELRRILESQLLRIPKASSDLAIIIR, encoded by the exons ATGAAG TTCCATCATTCCATAACCATTTCAAGAACTAGAAAGATGGAAGGAGAAGAAACCGACAACATTTCTTCATTACCCGAAGCGCTTCTCCTCAACATTCTTTCCTCGCTTCCTTTCAAAGAAGCAGCGAAAACATGTATCCTCTccaagaagtggttgaagatgtgGCAATCTACCAACACAGTGAAGAACAACCAACTCGAATGCAAGGACGTAGAAGCTTATGGAGCCGTTGAAGTACCGCAAAGGAAGGCTTTCAAGAACTTCATCAAGATCTGGATTACATTGCACAAACGCCACCATCTCCACGATAAATTCACCCTCAGGGTTTCTCCTCCTTCGAACTGCGGTGACATCGTTGGAGCCTACGTCAATTTCGCCGTAGAGGACGGCGTGAAAGATTTGGAACTCGATTTCGCGGAATCGCAGTTGGAGGACGAACATCCTGAAGAGAATATCCACGATGCGGTTGAATTTCCGAGAAGCCTTTATGAGAACAAGAAACTGCAGCAGAAGCTCGAGAGTTTGAAACTGCACTCGTGCAGTTTCGCGCCTGGAAATTTCGCGAATTTTGTGGCACTGAAAGATGTCACTCTTGCAAGGATTCCGTTGGAATTGGAATCGATTAGGACGCTGTTATCGACGTGCGAGTGGATGGAGAGTTTGAGCCTGAAGAACTGTTGGGATATTGAATCCTTTGATATAGAGAAATTGGAACTGAAAAAGTTGGTGATTGATAGGTGCATATTTCGAATGGATTATATCGGTTTTGAGGCGCCAAATTTGAAGGTTTTCAAGTACTGTGGTTCGGAGCCGCCGTTGTCTGAAGTGAAGGTGGTAGCTGGCACCATAGAGGAGGCAGATCTTGATTTAAGCCCCATGGATGAGTTCGATGAATGTGGCAACGAACTTCAGAATTTTCTTCAAGATTTCTTTGTGGTCAATGTTCTTACAGTTTGCAGCGTGATTCTTCAG GTGATTCCTTCGGGAGATGAACCGGTGAAGCTACCAGGGGATTTGAGGGTGAGACACTTGAAGATGAAAATCCAAATGCATCCCCAAGAATTTTGCGGATTCCTTTGGTTTCTCAACAGTTGTCCTAGCTTGACCAAAGTTACAATAGACCTTGACCGCTGCAATATCCTTTCC GAATATGAAGCCCCTTATGTTGTGGATCTTAAGGACAGGAAGAGTTTGCCAGTGCCAACTTGCTTCAGAAGCAGCCTCAGGGAAGTGGAAATGAATGGGTTTATAGGAACAAGCAGCCAACTCTATGCATGCTCCTATTTCATCAGAGCTGCTTCAATTTTGACGAAGCTCAGCATTTGTTTTTTGAATAACAAGAATGATGACCCTCACACGGTGGAGCTGCGTCGTATTTTAGAATCTCAATTGCTCCGCATTCCAAAGGCTTCAAGTGATTTGGCCATAATAATTCGTTGA